In Candidatus Yanofskybacteria bacterium, the following proteins share a genomic window:
- the recR gene encoding recombination protein RecR, translating into MSSKLQKLIEYFTKLPGIGPRQATRLVLAMVEWPKNELDEFSQSVSALKEGAIFCDECFNFADDNKCAICAGIKRDKTHIAVVEKVTDLQSMENTGAYNGVYHVLGGHINPANGSLPQNLRITELKERIQKLQKLTPDIEIIIATNPNTYGETTALYLEEELRPLNVRTTRLARGLNAGSSVEYADEITLSNALKNRR; encoded by the coding sequence ATGAGCTCTAAACTCCAAAAACTGATTGAATATTTCACAAAACTGCCGGGGATTGGGCCGAGGCAAGCAACACGGCTGGTTTTGGCAATGGTGGAATGGCCAAAAAACGAACTGGACGAATTTTCACAATCAGTAAGCGCGTTAAAAGAGGGGGCTATTTTTTGTGATGAATGCTTTAATTTTGCGGACGATAATAAGTGCGCGATTTGCGCAGGCATCAAGCGTGATAAAACCCACATTGCCGTAGTAGAAAAAGTAACCGACTTGCAATCAATGGAAAATACCGGCGCATACAACGGCGTCTATCACGTGTTGGGTGGCCATATTAACCCGGCTAATGGCTCGCTACCCCAAAACCTTAGAATCACAGAATTAAAAGAAAGGATACAAAAATTGCAAAAACTAACACCGGACATTGAAATAATTATTGCAACCAATCCTAATACTTATGGGGAAACAACGGCACTTTATTTGGAAGAGGAACTACGGCCGTTAAATGTAAGAACCACAAGGCTGGCAAGAGGTTTAAATGCCGGTTCGTCAGTAGAGTATGCTGACGAAATCACACTTTCTAACGCACTAAAAAATAGAAGATAG
- the dnaB gene encoding replicative DNA helicase yields MNKSQTAIDKLPPQNIEAEKSLIGSLLLDKESINKIVDSLEPQDFYSRTHQIIYESMLRLYEKREPIDILSLSNLLEETGHLEAIGGVGYLTSLVNSVPTAAHVVNYAKIVERKKVLRDLIDTAHHILGLGYQEDEDVDTLLDQAEQKIFSVSQKSIQQSFQPLDKSLHEAFERLDMLHKSDGTMRGIPSGFYDLDNITAGFQKSDLIILGARPSLGKSTIALDIARHAAKTTGLPVGIFTLEMSKDQVVDKLIAAEAGISLWKLRTGRLSSEGDGNDFEKIQIALDNLAQSNIFIDDASSPSVLQIRAMARRLQAERGLGMLIVDYLQLIQPNRGYDSPVQQITEISRNLKALARELSIPVIAISQLSRNSESRPDQRPKLSDLRDSGSLEQDADVVMFIYREDRVKKDTEKKNIAEIIVAKHRNGPVGSIELYFDEDTVSFKNLAKNI; encoded by the coding sequence ATGAACAAATCTCAAACTGCCATAGACAAACTTCCACCGCAAAATATTGAAGCCGAAAAAAGTTTGATTGGTTCGCTTTTGCTTGATAAAGAATCAATAAATAAAATTGTTGATTCTCTTGAACCACAAGATTTTTACAGCCGCACCCATCAGATAATATACGAAAGCATGCTCCGTCTTTACGAAAAACGGGAACCGATAGATATTTTGAGTTTGTCCAATCTGCTTGAAGAAACCGGCCACCTTGAAGCCATCGGCGGCGTCGGCTATCTCACCTCCCTGGTCAATTCCGTTCCCACCGCCGCTCACGTAGTAAATTACGCCAAAATTGTTGAACGCAAAAAGGTCCTACGCGACCTCATTGACACCGCGCACCACATACTTGGTCTTGGCTATCAAGAAGACGAGGATGTGGATACACTCCTTGATCAAGCTGAACAAAAAATATTTTCAGTTTCTCAAAAATCAATCCAGCAATCTTTCCAACCCCTTGATAAATCATTGCACGAGGCATTTGAACGCCTTGACATGCTGCATAAATCAGACGGTACCATGCGGGGAATTCCCAGCGGGTTTTACGATCTGGACAATATTACCGCGGGATTTCAAAAATCAGACTTAATCATTTTGGGAGCCAGGCCGTCTCTCGGTAAAAGCACTATTGCTCTTGATATTGCCAGACATGCCGCCAAAACTACCGGATTGCCAGTCGGCATATTTACTCTTGAAATGTCCAAAGATCAGGTCGTTGATAAGCTAATTGCCGCTGAAGCTGGTATAAGTTTATGGAAATTAAGAACTGGGCGCTTGTCATCAGAGGGCGACGGTAATGACTTTGAAAAAATTCAGATTGCCCTAGATAACCTCGCGCAAAGCAATATTTTCATTGATGATGCCTCATCACCGTCAGTGCTCCAGATTCGCGCCATGGCAAGGCGCCTTCAGGCCGAAAGAGGGCTTGGCATGCTGATTGTTGACTATTTGCAGTTAATACAACCCAACAGGGGCTATGACAGCCCGGTTCAACAGATTACCGAAATATCAAGAAATCTTAAGGCGCTCGCCAGAGAGCTAAGTATTCCGGTTATTGCCATTTCTCAGTTATCACGCAATTCGGAGTCGCGCCCCGACCAGCGGCCCAAGTTATCTGATTTACGCGATAGCGGTTCGCTGGAACAAGACGCTGACGTGGTTATGTTTATTTACCGTGAAGACCGCGTCAAAAAAGACACGGAAAAGAAAAACATCGCCGAGATTATCGTTGCCAAGCACAGAAATGGCCCGGTCGGATCAATTGAACTCTATTTTGACGAAGACACTGTGTCGTTTAAAAACCTTGCTAAAAATATATGA